Proteins from a genomic interval of Sporolactobacillus sp. Y61:
- a CDS encoding gamma-glutamyltransferase family protein, which yields MFDFEYQPFSSRRAPVFGNKGMVATAQPLAAQAGLDILKKGGNAIDAAIATAACLTVVEPTSNGIGSDAFALIWTKGKLHGLNASGVAPESISIDAIKRRGYNSMPAHGFEPVMVPGAPSAWAACSAKFGRLPLTEVLKPAIEYARKGYPLSAGLAKYWNISYKKFKASFHNKMFEPWFRTFAPDGRAPKAGELWRSPDHARTLECIAETGAEAFYKGELAEKIDKFSRENGGFIRKSDLENYHPDWVDPVSINYRGYDVWELPPNGQGIVALIALNILKKLNYPDQNLIETYHKQIEALKLAFSDGKKYITDPRDMHDEVSALLADEYALARSKRIGSDALEPLPGTLPKGGTVYLAAADGEGNMVSYIQSNYMGFGSGLVVPGTGIALQNRGHTFSLNPDDANALAPGKKTYHTIIPGFLTRDGEAVGPFGVMGGFMQPQGHLQVLTNTIDFHLHPQAALDAPRWQWMSGKTILVEPTFPNPIAQALARRGHDIRVATDSGSFGRGQIIWRNNQTGVLVGGTESRADGVVAAW from the coding sequence ATGTTTGATTTTGAGTATCAGCCATTTTCCTCAAGAAGAGCACCGGTTTTCGGAAATAAAGGAATGGTGGCAACAGCTCAGCCGCTTGCTGCACAGGCCGGCCTCGATATCCTTAAAAAAGGAGGTAACGCGATCGATGCAGCAATAGCGACAGCAGCCTGTCTGACCGTTGTTGAACCCACCTCCAATGGGATCGGAAGTGATGCATTCGCTCTGATTTGGACAAAGGGGAAGCTCCATGGATTAAATGCCAGCGGGGTTGCTCCAGAGTCGATCTCAATCGATGCGATCAAACGGAGAGGATACAATTCAATGCCCGCACACGGATTCGAACCGGTCATGGTCCCCGGCGCTCCCTCAGCATGGGCAGCCTGTTCGGCTAAATTTGGCAGACTGCCATTGACGGAGGTGTTAAAACCTGCCATCGAATACGCAAGGAAGGGTTATCCACTCTCGGCAGGTCTCGCGAAGTATTGGAATATCTCTTATAAAAAATTTAAAGCGTCTTTTCACAATAAGATGTTTGAGCCCTGGTTCAGGACTTTTGCGCCGGATGGACGGGCACCGAAAGCGGGCGAATTATGGCGTTCCCCCGATCATGCACGGACACTTGAATGCATAGCGGAGACCGGGGCAGAAGCTTTTTACAAAGGCGAACTTGCCGAGAAAATAGACAAATTTTCAAGAGAAAACGGCGGCTTCATCCGAAAATCCGATCTGGAAAACTATCATCCGGACTGGGTCGATCCCGTTTCCATCAATTATCGAGGGTATGATGTCTGGGAATTGCCGCCGAACGGACAGGGAATTGTGGCACTGATCGCCTTAAACATTCTGAAAAAATTGAACTATCCGGATCAGAATTTAATAGAAACATACCACAAACAAATAGAAGCACTGAAACTTGCTTTTTCAGACGGGAAAAAATATATCACCGACCCACGTGACATGCACGATGAAGTCTCCGCGTTACTGGCAGACGAATATGCTCTTGCCCGCAGCAAACGGATAGGAAGCGATGCCCTGGAGCCTCTGCCCGGTACCTTACCCAAAGGGGGAACTGTTTATCTCGCTGCAGCTGACGGCGAAGGCAACATGGTTTCGTATATTCAGAGTAATTACATGGGCTTCGGCTCCGGACTGGTCGTTCCCGGGACCGGCATCGCCCTGCAGAACCGGGGCCATACCTTTTCCCTGAACCCTGATGACGCGAACGCGCTGGCCCCGGGGAAGAAAACCTATCATACAATTATACCCGGCTTTCTGACCAGAGATGGTGAAGCTGTCGGCCCGTTCGGTGTCATGGGCGGGTTCATGCAGCCCCAGGGCCACCTGCAGGTACTCACCAACACCATTGATTTTCACCTGCACCCGCAGGCGGCACTCGACGCGCCCAGATGGCAATGGATGAGCGGAAAAACCATTCTGGTTGAGCCGACTTTTCCCAACCCTATTGCTCAGGCACTGGCAAGACGGGGACACGATATCAGAGTAGCCACCGATTCCGGATCGTTTGGGCGCGGCCAGATCATCTGGCGCAACAATCAGACCGGCGTGCTCGTCGGTGGCACTGAATCCCGGGCGGACGGGGTGGTAGCCGCCTGGTGA
- a CDS encoding ABC transporter substrate-binding protein: MRLRLKSFLILSLTFLLVIVSGCGSNNGDNGESATGTTKKQLVIGLDNDPPQLDPQKSSAAVDRQVYQSIYNSLVDIDENGKIVPELATSWKISKDGKTYTFDLRKDVKFHDGTAFNAEAVKFNFERELDPKMASPRLSEIGLISKVTVLDDYRVQLTLKQPFSPLLAILTDRSGMMLSPTAVKKEGENFSNHPVGTGPYQFVERVKQDHITVKAFKDYWGGKPKTPTIVYRPFADGNVRLTNLTSGNLDLVNTVDYKDIDTVKKNSNLKIDEKDAIGFQGLVLNVHRAPLDNVKVRQAINLAIDRKSIAKVIFHNYVTPATSPIPAGSWAHDSSIKVPDGDVTEAKQLIKESGLKNIHFTLKIPSGSAQNQQLGQMIQSMLKNIGITVKLEMVEFGTMIQQGIEHNFDAINIGWSGRIDPDGTIYSWFITNGGNNDMGYSNPQVDKWLNQARSVTSQKERTQLYHKISQQLWKDAPYISIYYPNDFKAMKKNVDGFVHYPDTMIRPDTISSK, from the coding sequence ATGAGATTAAGACTGAAAAGTTTCCTTATTTTATCATTAACTTTCCTGCTTGTCATCGTTTCAGGATGTGGAAGCAACAATGGCGATAATGGAGAGTCTGCAACCGGCACAACAAAAAAACAACTGGTCATTGGACTGGACAATGATCCGCCGCAGCTTGATCCGCAAAAATCATCGGCGGCAGTTGACAGACAGGTTTATCAGAGTATTTACAATTCACTGGTAGACATTGATGAAAACGGGAAAATCGTACCTGAGCTGGCAACCAGCTGGAAAATATCAAAAGACGGAAAGACTTATACATTTGATCTGAGAAAAGATGTTAAATTTCATGATGGAACAGCGTTTAATGCGGAAGCTGTAAAGTTCAACTTTGAAAGAGAACTTGACCCGAAAATGGCTTCTCCGAGACTTTCAGAAATTGGATTAATCAGCAAAGTAACAGTGCTCGATGATTACAGAGTTCAGTTAACGTTGAAGCAACCCTTCTCGCCGCTTCTGGCTATTTTAACAGACCGTTCGGGTATGATGCTCTCGCCCACAGCAGTTAAAAAAGAGGGGGAAAACTTCTCAAACCATCCAGTCGGAACAGGTCCTTATCAGTTCGTTGAACGAGTTAAACAGGATCATATTACGGTTAAAGCATTCAAAGATTACTGGGGCGGCAAGCCGAAAACACCAACGATTGTCTATCGTCCGTTCGCCGATGGCAACGTGAGATTAACAAACCTGACTTCAGGTAACCTGGACCTTGTGAATACTGTTGACTACAAAGATATTGATACAGTTAAGAAAAATTCAAATCTCAAAATCGATGAAAAAGATGCCATCGGGTTCCAGGGGCTTGTGTTGAATGTGCATCGAGCACCGCTGGATAATGTAAAAGTACGTCAGGCAATTAATTTGGCCATCGACCGTAAATCTATAGCAAAGGTTATTTTCCATAATTATGTAACCCCGGCAACGAGTCCGATTCCAGCGGGAAGCTGGGCACATGACTCGAGTATAAAAGTACCGGACGGAGACGTGACTGAAGCGAAACAGCTTATCAAGGAATCAGGGTTGAAAAATATTCATTTCACACTGAAAATACCGTCTGGAAGCGCGCAGAATCAGCAATTGGGACAGATGATTCAATCAATGCTGAAAAACATTGGCATCACAGTCAAACTGGAAATGGTTGAATTCGGTACGATGATTCAGCAGGGAATAGAACATAATTTTGATGCGATCAACATCGGCTGGAGCGGCAGAATTGATCCGGATGGAACAATATACTCCTGGTTCATAACAAATGGCGGAAATAACGATATGGGTTACTCAAATCCACAGGTGGATAAATGGCTGAACCAGGCGCGTTCGGTTACTTCTCAGAAGGAACGCACACAACTCTACCATAAAATTTCACAACAGTTGTGGAAAGACGCGCCATACATTTCTATCTATTATCCGAATGACTTTAAAGCGATGAAGAAGAACGTTGATGGATTTGTACATTATCCGGATACAATGATTCGTCCTGATACCATTTCATCTAAATAA
- a CDS encoding ABC transporter permease, protein MLYYIARRFFLMVVILFLVSIMVFALINVIPGDPAVLMLGQEATPEALAALRQNLGLNDPLFIQYLHWVGGVLQGNLGYSLADHTPVTDILLSKIPVTVELTILAFVLAIVIAVPVGIISAVHKGTVWDYLTTVFALSGVSIPAFWLGILLIYLLSVTLGWLPPSGYVPFGDNPARNLVLMIMPSIALGIRLSAQLTRMLRSSLLEVMQADYIRTGFAKGLLERAVVFQHALRNAMLPVLTVAGLELSSFLGGAVITETIFAVPGLGQLIVNAILTRDFPVVQGAILFMAFAVVFVNFIVDIAYSLLDPRISLGGASK, encoded by the coding sequence ATGTTATATTACATCGCGCGACGCTTCTTTCTGATGGTAGTGATCTTGTTTCTTGTAAGCATCATGGTTTTTGCCCTGATAAATGTTATTCCAGGTGACCCGGCAGTTCTCATGCTGGGTCAGGAAGCTACTCCGGAAGCGCTCGCTGCTTTACGTCAAAACCTTGGTCTTAATGATCCACTTTTTATCCAGTATCTGCATTGGGTCGGCGGTGTTCTTCAGGGAAATCTTGGCTACTCCCTGGCCGATCACACGCCAGTAACAGATATCTTGTTAAGTAAAATTCCTGTTACTGTCGAGCTGACGATACTTGCTTTCGTTCTGGCTATTGTCATTGCTGTACCGGTGGGGATCATTAGTGCGGTTCACAAAGGTACAGTATGGGATTATCTGACAACAGTATTTGCTCTTTCAGGGGTATCCATCCCTGCATTCTGGCTGGGCATTCTGCTTATCTACCTTTTGTCGGTGACATTGGGGTGGCTGCCTCCATCGGGATATGTTCCTTTCGGTGATAATCCGGCGAGGAACCTGGTGCTGATGATTATGCCCTCCATTGCACTTGGCATCCGATTGTCTGCACAGCTGACGAGAATGTTGCGTTCCAGTCTGCTTGAAGTGATGCAGGCAGATTATATCAGAACGGGGTTTGCGAAAGGTCTGCTTGAACGGGCGGTTGTTTTTCAACATGCATTGCGGAATGCCATGCTGCCTGTTCTGACTGTCGCCGGTCTTGAACTATCATCATTTCTTGGTGGTGCTGTAATTACGGAAACAATATTTGCTGTCCCCGGCTTGGGTCAACTCATCGTTAATGCGATTCTGACAAGGGATTTCCCGGTTGTACAGGGTGCTATCCTGTTTATGGCCTTTGCAGTAGTCTTCGTTAACTTCATAGTAGATATAGCCTATTCCCTGCTTGATCCCAGAATCAGTCTGGGAGGTGCATCTAAATAA
- a CDS encoding ABC transporter permease: MGKPLLNNEHVENHITQKTEEIKRKRTGHFSKLLNNKLAVFGGIFVSILIIMAVFAPLIAPFDPTKQNYAQALQPPSADHWFGTDTLGRDLLSRIIFGAQVSLKAGLISVGIALLIGIPLGVLSGYFRGFWDEFIIMRLTDAMLAFPSLVLALTIAAVLGPSLSHAMMAIGLVFTPYFIRLARGEVLSQREREYVIAARASGLRNFSIMLRHIFPNILGPLIVQATLNVAAAIIAEASLSYLGLGTQPPTPSWGAMLAEGQGYISQAPWISIFPGLFIFLAVISINVFGDGIHDWLDPKLK; the protein is encoded by the coding sequence ATGGGCAAACCTTTACTGAATAATGAACATGTCGAGAATCATATTACTCAGAAGACTGAGGAAATAAAGCGAAAACGAACCGGACATTTCTCAAAGTTATTGAATAATAAGCTTGCGGTATTCGGCGGGATATTTGTTTCTATTTTGATTATTATGGCAGTTTTTGCGCCACTAATCGCGCCTTTTGATCCGACAAAGCAGAATTATGCCCAGGCGTTGCAGCCACCATCTGCGGATCATTGGTTTGGAACAGATACTTTAGGAAGAGATTTGCTGTCAAGAATTATATTCGGAGCCCAGGTATCATTAAAAGCCGGGCTGATATCTGTTGGAATTGCTTTACTTATCGGTATTCCACTGGGGGTTCTGTCAGGATATTTCAGGGGATTCTGGGATGAGTTTATCATTATGAGACTGACTGATGCGATGCTGGCTTTTCCATCACTTGTTCTCGCACTCACTATTGCAGCGGTCCTTGGGCCAAGCTTGAGCCACGCAATGATGGCCATTGGACTTGTGTTTACACCATACTTTATTCGACTGGCACGTGGTGAGGTGCTTTCACAAAGAGAACGGGAATATGTTATAGCAGCAAGAGCATCAGGATTACGAAACTTTTCGATTATGCTCAGACACATTTTTCCCAATATACTTGGTCCGCTTATCGTACAGGCCACTTTGAACGTTGCCGCGGCTATCATAGCTGAAGCTTCATTAAGCTATCTGGGGTTAGGGACACAACCACCGACACCGAGCTGGGGAGCTATGCTTGCCGAAGGGCAGGGATATATTTCACAGGCACCGTGGATATCAATCTTTCCAGGCTTGTTTATCTTCCTGGCTGTCATTTCCATCAATGTATTTGGAGACGGAATCCATGACTGGTTAGATCCGAAGCTAAAGTAA
- a CDS encoding ABC transporter ATP-binding protein: protein MNNILTVDHLNIGFKQSYGRTSVIDDISFVLEEGQTLCIVGESGCGKSLTSLAIMGLLPSGGKIINGHILYKGKDISRQGQKELSKIRGKEISMIFQEPMTALNPLHSIGHQIAEVLRIHTRISKHEAKEQTIHMLKLVGIPSPEKRYGQYPHELSGGMRQRVMIAMALICHPGLLIADEPTTALDVTIQAQILELIQNLKDQFNMSLLLITHDLGVVSEVADKVIVMYAGQVVEYGNTKQLFNDPKHPYTKGLINSIPRLDETREVLPTIKGTVPGPDEMPRGCRFVSRCPFAMDICAKAKPPEFTDGHEVHCWLYSSKVVKGSESPCR, encoded by the coding sequence ATGAATAATATTTTGACTGTTGACCATTTAAATATTGGTTTTAAGCAAAGCTATGGACGGACTTCGGTCATAGATGACATAAGTTTTGTGCTAGAAGAAGGCCAGACGTTATGTATTGTTGGTGAATCTGGTTGCGGAAAAAGTTTGACATCTCTTGCTATTATGGGACTGCTTCCCAGTGGCGGTAAAATTATTAATGGACATATTCTGTATAAGGGCAAGGACATAAGCCGTCAGGGTCAAAAAGAGTTAAGTAAAATTCGCGGTAAAGAAATCTCAATGATTTTTCAGGAACCGATGACCGCACTAAATCCCCTGCATTCGATTGGACACCAGATCGCGGAAGTCTTACGTATCCATACCAGGATAAGTAAACATGAAGCGAAAGAGCAAACAATTCATATGCTCAAATTAGTAGGGATTCCGTCTCCGGAAAAAAGATACGGCCAATATCCTCATGAATTAAGCGGTGGAATGAGACAGAGGGTTATGATTGCTATGGCACTTATTTGTCATCCGGGTTTACTGATTGCTGATGAACCGACGACGGCACTTGATGTGACCATCCAGGCGCAAATTCTCGAATTAATTCAGAATTTAAAGGATCAGTTTAACATGTCCCTGCTTTTAATTACCCATGATTTGGGGGTAGTCTCTGAAGTAGCAGATAAAGTGATTGTGATGTATGCCGGACAAGTTGTTGAATATGGTAATACGAAACAGCTCTTTAATGATCCGAAGCATCCATATACCAAGGGGTTAATTAACTCCATTCCCAGATTGGATGAGACCAGGGAAGTGCTTCCAACAATTAAGGGCACCGTTCCGGGACCTGATGAAATGCCGAGAGGGTGCCGGTTTGTATCACGCTGTCCTTTTGCTATGGATATATGTGCCAAAGCAAAACCACCTGAATTTACAGATGGTCATGAAGTGCACTGCTGGTTGTATTCATCTAAAGTTGTGAAAGGGAGTGAATCCCCTTGTCGATAA
- a CDS encoding dipeptide ABC transporter ATP-binding protein, with protein MSINADAVSSEKLLEVKDLKKFFYIKKGLAGFRYQTVKAVDDVNFYVNKGETLGIVGESGCGKSTMGRSILQLQKPTDGSVKFEGIELTKLKNHQIRKLRKDMQMVFQDPFGSLNPRMTIGSMLKEIVNTHHIVNEKDSRTYVENLLEQVGLKKTYYNRYAHEFSGGQRQRISIARALAVKPKMIVCDEAVSALDVSVQAQILNLLQKLKKEYQLTYIFISHDLSVVKHISDRVAVMYLGQIVELANKTEIFDHPLHPYLKALLSAIPQVNQTNRERIILKGEVPSPINIPEGCRFHTRCPFAKDICRKKVPSLEQKEYGHWVACHFV; from the coding sequence TTGTCGATAAATGCTGACGCAGTATCTTCAGAAAAACTTCTGGAAGTAAAGGATTTAAAAAAATTCTTCTATATTAAAAAAGGTCTGGCAGGTTTTCGGTACCAGACTGTAAAAGCAGTAGATGATGTTAATTTTTATGTAAATAAAGGTGAGACACTCGGCATCGTCGGAGAATCTGGTTGCGGTAAATCAACCATGGGGCGCTCAATCCTCCAGCTCCAGAAACCGACCGATGGATCAGTGAAATTTGAAGGCATAGAGCTGACAAAATTAAAGAATCATCAGATCCGTAAACTAAGAAAAGATATGCAAATGGTTTTTCAGGATCCGTTTGGTTCATTAAATCCTCGTATGACTATTGGAAGTATGCTGAAAGAAATTGTAAACACGCATCATATTGTAAATGAAAAAGACAGTAGAACATATGTGGAAAATCTGTTGGAGCAAGTCGGGTTGAAAAAAACCTATTACAACCGCTATGCCCATGAATTCAGCGGCGGGCAGAGGCAAAGGATCAGTATTGCCAGAGCACTGGCTGTGAAACCTAAAATGATTGTTTGTGATGAGGCAGTATCTGCACTGGATGTTTCGGTGCAGGCTCAGATTTTAAATCTCCTGCAAAAGCTGAAAAAAGAGTATCAGCTCACATATATTTTCATTTCCCATGACTTATCTGTGGTGAAGCATATCAGTGACCGGGTTGCCGTTATGTATCTCGGACAAATCGTTGAACTCGCAAACAAGACGGAGATTTTTGATCATCCGCTTCATCCTTATCTAAAGGCACTGTTATCAGCTATTCCCCAGGTAAATCAGACAAATCGTGAGCGGATCATTTTAAAGGGAGAAGTTCCGAGTCCGATAAATATTCCTGAAGGCTGCCGATTCCACACGCGGTGTCCTTTTGCTAAAGATATCTGCCGTAAGAAGGTTCCGTCTCTTGAACAGAAAGAATACGGGCATTGGGTTGCATGTCATTTTGTATAG
- a CDS encoding chromate transporter: protein MNKRGSASTRYTDIFIAFFRSSILSFGGGPSGIPLIEAEVVKKYKWMTLEEFGDLVAIANALPGPINTKLAGYVGWKLKRFGGLLTALIAVVLPTVLLLTGLLSFLSAFRDQRWVRGMTEAVLPVVGVLMAQLTWRFFFSAKKGLGWVISLILIAVSFVLMEVLHIHPAILIALTLLFVLVKPQKKQAGGGSK from the coding sequence GTGAATAAAAGGGGTTCAGCTTCCACACGTTACACAGACATTTTCATCGCCTTTTTCCGCTCGTCGATCCTCAGTTTCGGCGGAGGGCCGTCCGGCATTCCGCTGATCGAGGCGGAAGTGGTGAAAAAATATAAATGGATGACGCTTGAGGAGTTCGGTGATCTTGTGGCGATCGCCAACGCGCTGCCCGGACCGATTAATACGAAACTGGCCGGGTACGTTGGCTGGAAGCTGAAAAGATTCGGCGGGCTGCTCACCGCTCTGATTGCGGTTGTTCTGCCGACGGTCCTGCTGCTGACCGGCCTGCTTAGTTTTCTGTCTGCCTTCCGGGATCAGCGCTGGGTCCGCGGCATGACGGAAGCTGTGCTGCCTGTCGTTGGCGTCCTGATGGCCCAGCTGACCTGGCGCTTTTTTTTCAGTGCGAAAAAGGGGCTGGGCTGGGTGATCAGTCTGATTCTGATCGCCGTCAGTTTTGTGCTGATGGAAGTGCTCCATATTCATCCGGCGATTCTGATTGCGCTGACGCTGCTTTTTGTCCTGGTTAAGCCCCAGAAAAAACAGGCGGGAGGCGGGAGTAAATGA
- a CDS encoding chromate transporter, whose translation MTLLWQLFLAFFIPGILGYGGGPASIPLIENEVVSRYHWMSVSEFSNVLALGNSLPGPIATKMAGYIGYEVGGIPGSIVALLATVGPSLILLIVLLRLLYRFKDSPKVKWLTLLIRPIIVVMLGMMAWDFFSTSQSESGWLPMILIGAASFVLMQRFRLHPAFVIAGALLIGGLFMG comes from the coding sequence ATGACCCTTCTCTGGCAGCTGTTCCTCGCCTTTTTTATCCCGGGGATTCTTGGCTACGGCGGCGGCCCGGCATCGATTCCGCTGATTGAAAACGAAGTCGTCAGCCGCTATCACTGGATGAGCGTCAGTGAATTCAGTAACGTTCTGGCACTTGGTAACTCACTGCCCGGACCGATTGCGACAAAAATGGCCGGCTATATCGGTTATGAAGTCGGAGGCATCCCGGGTTCGATCGTCGCCCTGCTGGCAACCGTCGGCCCTTCGCTGATTCTGCTGATTGTGCTGCTTCGCCTGCTTTACCGGTTTAAAGATTCGCCGAAGGTCAAATGGCTGACGCTCCTGATCCGTCCGATCATCGTGGTCATGCTTGGCATGATGGCCTGGGACTTTTTTTCAACGTCGCAATCAGAATCCGGCTGGCTCCCGATGATCCTGATCGGAGCCGCAAGTTTCGTGCTGATGCAGCGATTCCGGCTCCATCCGGCCTTTGTTATTGCCGGTGCCCTTCTGATCGGCGGCCTGTTCATGGGCTAA
- a CDS encoding ABC transporter substrate-binding protein produces MKKNMMLVISSIAVMCLFLTACTGNGATGSSNGNSGITTLKLGYAKCAHCLPMSLTPQYQDKSKVNIQATSFQSGNDVLTALTSKSIDVAQVTYLHFITALDRGLDIVAISGQVNGGSDIIASNKLNLKADDWASLKTLVKQRKADGKPLKIAASRGNAQDIHLRGELQLHGINPNKDIEFVNIANPADHEAALERNEVDLICTVEPSASKIILDKKGKHFAYPYNQAAGNLTNIIVTRSDVIKDHPEAVKAFVEANMKVVDKISADKAPWISVIQKNTGMSSEVSTRALDNAYPDYKMYKSKTLAIAKMMKELKYINTDVSKKVEKQMDYTILESITGKNASELGDN; encoded by the coding sequence ATGAAAAAGAATATGATGCTCGTTATCTCCAGTATTGCAGTCATGTGCCTGTTTCTTACTGCTTGTACCGGGAATGGAGCAACAGGCAGTTCGAACGGGAATTCAGGGATAACGACTCTAAAATTAGGTTATGCAAAGTGTGCACACTGTTTGCCTATGTCGCTTACACCTCAGTATCAGGATAAAAGCAAGGTTAATATTCAGGCTACATCCTTCCAATCCGGAAATGATGTTCTGACTGCATTAACCTCAAAAAGCATAGATGTAGCACAAGTCACTTATTTACACTTTATTACAGCACTGGATCGAGGCCTGGATATTGTTGCAATTTCCGGACAGGTCAACGGTGGATCCGACATTATTGCTTCTAATAAGCTAAATTTGAAGGCAGATGACTGGGCGAGTCTTAAAACTCTGGTTAAGCAGCGAAAGGCTGACGGAAAGCCACTGAAGATTGCTGCTTCCCGTGGTAATGCACAAGATATTCATTTAAGAGGGGAGCTTCAGCTACATGGAATTAATCCCAATAAAGACATCGAATTTGTCAATATTGCCAACCCGGCAGACCATGAAGCAGCCCTTGAACGTAATGAAGTTGATTTGATATGTACTGTTGAACCGTCTGCTTCAAAAATCATTCTGGATAAGAAAGGAAAGCACTTTGCATACCCCTATAATCAGGCGGCCGGGAATTTAACAAACATTATTGTGACCAGATCTGATGTAATAAAAGATCATCCGGAAGCTGTAAAAGCTTTTGTTGAAGCAAATATGAAGGTTGTTGATAAAATTTCAGCAGATAAGGCACCATGGATTTCTGTCATTCAAAAAAATACAGGAATGAGTTCGGAAGTGAGTACCAGAGCTCTGGATAATGCATATCCGGATTACAAAATGTACAAATCTAAAACACTTGCAATAGCCAAAATGATGAAAGAACTAAAGTACATTAATACTGATGTTTCAAAAAAGGTTGAAAAGCAGATGGATTATACCATTCTGGAATCCATAACCGGGAAAAATGCATCTGAGTTGGGTGACAATTAA
- a CDS encoding ABC transporter permease: MNVSQYLKNNYYRIFVPLLLLIIWQFVAQMGWMTNLFPSPVKVARGLADWVFNIDGTAQDKSGKWVFDALNSTKRVLIGYFLASLSAIIIGISIGWSAIIQKTIEPTIQIFRFIPPVSWIPLAIIWFGIGDNPAVFLVFLGAFFPILINTIHGVRSLDINIIHAASMMGATTWQKIKFVVIPSSLPSIFTGMRTSLGTAWMITVTAEMIAVKSGLGYALWDSYYFMRLDLVIAAMISIGILGFLSDWILRIIIRRILHWQQDLLNNK, encoded by the coding sequence ATGAATGTATCCCAATATTTAAAAAATAATTATTACCGAATATTTGTTCCACTTCTGCTACTGATCATCTGGCAATTTGTAGCTCAGATGGGATGGATGACCAATTTGTTTCCATCACCTGTAAAAGTTGCAAGGGGTCTGGCTGACTGGGTATTTAATATTGATGGAACTGCACAGGATAAAAGCGGGAAATGGGTCTTTGATGCTTTGAATAGTACAAAGAGAGTATTGATAGGGTATTTTCTGGCAAGCCTCAGTGCAATCATTATCGGCATCTCAATAGGGTGGTCAGCAATAATTCAAAAAACTATTGAACCAACAATACAGATTTTCCGTTTTATTCCACCTGTTTCCTGGATACCTTTAGCAATCATCTGGTTTGGAATTGGTGATAATCCTGCTGTATTTCTTGTGTTCCTTGGGGCCTTTTTCCCAATTCTGATCAATACGATTCATGGAGTCAGAAGTTTAGATATCAATATCATACATGCAGCATCAATGATGGGTGCGACAACCTGGCAGAAAATCAAGTTTGTTGTTATCCCAAGTTCTTTACCTAGTATTTTCACTGGCATGAGAACGAGTCTGGGAACAGCATGGATGATTACTGTTACAGCCGAAATGATAGCAGTAAAGAGTGGTCTGGGCTATGCGCTGTGGGATTCATATTATTTTATGAGGCTGGATTTAGTCATTGCTGCCATGATAAGCATTGGAATTCTTGGCTTTTTGTCAGACTGGATTCTGAGAATAATAATCCGTCGTATCCTTCACTGGCAGCAAGATTTACTGAACAATAAATGA
- a CDS encoding ABC transporter ATP-binding protein has protein sequence MSLLAVKSLTKRFEDKKRKKSLLTLDQVNLNVEESEFICLLGPSGCGKSTLLNIIAGFESVSEGDLFTKGVKITGPGDDRGMVFQQATLMPWLTVWENVSFYLKIQKKSKNERKQAAQKYIEMVGLKGFENHYPYELSGGMKQRVGIARALLMDPSIILMDEPFAALDAQTRMTLQEELVRIWQINKKTIIFVTHSVEEALILGTRVVVMSARPGRIRDIIDISDLNRPRDTTSIAFNAHKKTILNIIKEEADHQNSGMEG, from the coding sequence ATGTCCTTGTTGGCGGTTAAAAGTCTGACTAAAAGATTTGAAGATAAGAAACGGAAGAAAAGTCTTCTTACGCTGGACCAGGTGAACTTGAATGTTGAAGAAAGTGAATTCATTTGTTTGCTGGGACCAAGTGGATGTGGAAAATCGACATTACTTAATATTATTGCGGGATTTGAATCTGTATCTGAAGGCGATCTTTTCACAAAGGGTGTCAAAATTACTGGCCCTGGCGATGATCGAGGCATGGTTTTTCAACAGGCAACACTCATGCCCTGGCTGACGGTATGGGAAAACGTATCTTTCTATCTAAAAATCCAAAAAAAATCAAAGAACGAGCGAAAACAGGCAGCTCAAAAATATATTGAAATGGTTGGGCTGAAGGGCTTTGAAAATCATTATCCATATGAGTTGTCCGGCGGTATGAAACAACGTGTTGGTATTGCTCGGGCGCTGCTGATGGACCCATCAATAATTTTAATGGATGAACCTTTTGCTGCCCTTGATGCTCAAACGCGTATGACCCTTCAGGAAGAGCTCGTAAGAATCTGGCAAATCAATAAAAAAACGATCATATTTGTGACCCATAGCGTTGAAGAAGCTTTGATATTGGGAACAAGAGTCGTGGTCATGAGTGCCCGACCGGGGAGAATACGTGACATTATAGATATTTCAGATCTGAACAGACCAAGAGATACGACTTCGATTGCGTTCAATGCTCACAAAAAAACCATTTTAAATATTATCAAAGAAGAAGCAGATCATCAAAATTCAGGAATGGAAGGATAA